Below is a window of Armatimonadota bacterium DNA.
CGTTCGCTATCTTCTTTTCGTGTATGGGACTGGCGGACCTTCGGAAGCACCCGGAAGCGCATGGCTATGAGCGGGTCTGGATTGGATTTGGATTGGGGAAGTTGGGCATTGTGATGTTTCTTATCCTTTATCGATCAGGTGTTTCTGGCATACGATTTGGCTGCGCTTGACGTTTTGACCTGTTGCAACGGTGGGCGTATAATGCCTTCACCATGCTCGCTGCTTTGATCCTTGGTGGGGTGATTGGCAGAGCGGTGATTTCCCCACAAAATCCGAGTCTGCCCAAGCCGGGCGAGATTACCTACAGTCTCGACGACCAAAGTGTCAACATGAATCACTCCTATTTGGAGTTTAAGTGGACCTATGTGGACAAAGGGCCAATGCTCAACTACGATTTCGACGTGGCTTGCATCAATCGGTGCAATGGCGAGAAGCATTTCGACCACAAGTTCTGCGACTTATCGTGCGACAGTCCGTGTACGATGGGAGTGCACCAGTTTGAGAGCACACCGATTGTCTTCCAGGATGACGAGCAAAGTGCGATCAGGGAGGTGAACCAGGGCGCAAAACAGTTTGGATTTTCGGTCGACACAGGAGGTGGAGTCGATGCCGTCGATCAACAAATTCGCAACACTATCAAGAGTACGTATTACGTTCATGAACAATTTCCCTGCTGGAACCACGCACCCTGTTCGACAAGCTTTAAAGGCTACTTTTGTCGCTTGATCTCGGCAAAGCTAACCTACCAGTTCTATCGCTTGGAGAGTGATGCAACGGGCCGGGAGGTCAAGGTATCGGGACCCGAGAAGACGGTGGATTTGGTTAGCTACCGAGTAGCCGACAAGACTGCGCCCTTCCTGGATTCGGTAACTCGGTGTCTGTGCGACGTGGTAAAGGAAGGAATTCCCAAGGAGCACGCGTATCGTACGGGAGGATTGTTCGAAGAAGAGGGCAACCAGTCGGCCTACGCGATGAAGGACGTCGGCAAGTTTGGGGTGACGGTTTCATTTGCGAGCATGAACAGCTTTACGATGACGGCGTCCAACCCGACCAACATGCCGGTGACGCTGGTGTTGGAGCCGGGCACGATCTGCACACCGGATATGTCGGACCAGCAGACGATGTGCACCACGAAGCGGGTCGAGTTGAGCCTGATGCCGAAAGGAAGCGGGACGGTGATGGTGCCGTTTGGCCCGATGGTTTTCGACCCTTCTTACGAGTCGGCTGAGGGGTACGGCGCGTGCATCAACATGCACAAGAAGATGCCGGACGGGACGGCGAAGTACACGCTTTCGCTATCGGATAATCCGGCGATCGTGCAGTTGGCGGACTTTGCCTCGCACGAACTAATTCAGGGTCCGTGGACGCAGACGCGGTTCTGGATCGTGTCGGACCATGCATCGCTGGACGAGGTTCGGAAGGTGCTGCTGCCGCGCCCGACGGAGGGGATTTACGTGCGGGGGCTGTACGATATCGCCAGCCACACGGACGTGGATTTGACGGATAAGGCTTACCGCAAGTGCATGGAGCCGCGGTTGATCGTGGGGTCGACGATTTCGAGAGACGGCACGGCGTGGTTTGTGCGAACGATGGCGAAGATCGATGCCAAGGGGTTTGGCGATTGGGTGACCAAGAACGCGAAGGCGTTTGCGCCGCTGTTTGCCGAGAAGACGGATAGCGTGGACTTTAAGCATGCGGTGGACGTGGAGTTGGCCCTAGGCGCGAGCGACGATGCATCGCTTCGGGCAGTGGCGCTGGACTATCTGCGAACGGCGGTGCCGGAGGCGAACCGAGCCGACTTCTGCAATGCGGGCGGATTGGACGATCTGGGAATGCTTTTGCAGGACGACGCGCTTCGCGCAAAGGCGTTGGAAGTGGCGGCGCTGTATCCGTATTCGCGGGTGAAGATGCCGCTGTGCAACCTGCCGGCATCGGCTTCCGGCGACGACAAAGCGATGGCGTCTGCGTTGATTAAGGCGCTGAAGGGCTGAGCATCGCCCGGTCGAGGGCGTCGAAGAACTCGTCGAGGGACTGAGTTTGCTTGACGGCGTCGAAGTAGGGGAAATCGCCGTAGAGTTTGGCGATTTTGACCCATTGCTTGAGGCGCATCACGGTGACGTGGGGCGGGCAGTCGGCGTAGAAGTCGCACTGCCGGACGAAGCCTCTGAGGGAGGTTAGCCAATCGATTCTGTCGGGGACGGACTTGCTGGTAAGGCCGAGTTCGCGAGCGGCTTGGAGCGGGAGGAGCGGGTTGGCGAGGGCTCCGCGGCCGATCATGAAGTGGATGCAACCGGTTTCGTCCTGGCATCGGCGGAAGTCGTCGATGGTCCAAATGTCGCCGTTGGCGACGACGGGGATGCTCAGTTGACGGCGGACCTCGCCGACCTTGGGCCAATAGACGGGCGGTTGGTAGCCCTGGACGCGGGTGCGGGCGTGGATGGTGAGCCACTCGGCGCCGCCTTCCTCGGCCATGCGGGCGGTTTCGAAGATGGACTCGATGTTGTCCCAGCCGAGGCGGACCTTGGCCGAAACGGGGATCGGCTTGGGGACGGCCTGGCGAACGGCGGAGACGATCTCGCGGATGCGGGGCGGACAACGGAGGATGGACGCGCCGCCATCGTGGCGATTGACGGTGGGGGCGGGGCATCCGAAGTTGATGTCGATGCTTTGCGCGCCAGCTTTGACGGCAATGACGGCGGACCGGGCCATGCGGTCGGGATCGCCACCGAGGATTTGGACCTGGACCGGCATGCCGGTTGGCGTGAGGCCGCCAGTGAGAAGTTCGGGGACGTCGCGGCGGAAGACCTTGGTGGGGAGGACTTCTATGCTGACGCGGAGGAATTCGGAGACGGCGAAGGAGAAGGCTCCCGACGCGCCTTGGTAGGCGCGCATTGGCGCGTCGGTGACGCCGTCCATCGGCGCGAGAACCAAAGCGGGTTGGTTGGGGCGAATCACTCCGCCCTTCAGTGTACTTAGGTTTCTATTTTTCAGCGAGGAGCTTGGTGACGAGTTGCGAGACTTCGCCCTCGCCGTTGTGGCCATTGAAATTCATTTCTCCGACCCACGAGCCGCGGACACGGCCATGCTTGTCGACCACGTAGAGGGTGGGCCAATACTCGTTGTTCCAAGCACGCCAGTTCTTGTTTTCGGGATCGAAGAGGACGGGGTACTTGATGCCGTACTGCTTGACGGCCTTTTGGACGTTGTTGAAGTCGCGCTCGGATGGCAGTTCGGGGGTGTGGATGCTGACGACTTGGACGCCGCGCTTTTGGAAGGTATCGGAGAGGCGCTGGACGGCGGGAAGGTTGTGCTTGCAGTTGATGCAGGCGAAGGTCCAGAAATGGACGAGCGTGATTTTGCCGCTCCGCGAGGCGATGGTGATCGGGGCGGCGGTGTTGAGCCATTGACCGCCGATGAATTCGGGCGCGGGCTTCATGGTTTGCTGTCCGAGAAGGACGAGGGCAAGACTGGGGATCATGGTTTCAGAATGCGGTTCTCGTCCGTTTAGTTCCAGTGTTATCGAAGAAATTTGACGGGGCCGAGGAGGCCGGATGGTTGGAGAGTGGATGACGGTTGGTAGGGGTTCCAGGTCGTGTGGGTGATGCGCTGATCGGCAGGAAGTTTGGAGTCGCCGATGAGGCGGTTTACCCATAGGTTGGCGACGGTGATTTCGAGCACATTGCCTTTGGATTTGAGGACGCCAGACGGGACAGAGAGCCGCCACGGGGCGCACCAGGCGACGCCGAGGTCGCGACCATTGAGGCGAACGCCGGCGATGTTTTTGACCTCGCCCAGCGAGATGGCGGTCGCCTTTTGCCAGGAGGTTGGGGCGTCGAACTGCTTACGGTAGATGGCCTTGCCCGAGTAATACTTGACGCTTTCGTCGGTCGAATGCGACCAGTCCATTAGGCTCGTCTCGATGGATTTTTTGGGGCCACCGAAGGTGGGGTCGAATTGGACTTCCCAGTTGCCAGTGAGGGTTGAGATGGGTGTGTAAGTCGGGAAATTGGCCTTCGCGGCTTGTGGGGCGGGTCCGGGAGTGAAGACGACGAAGCCGCTTTGCAGGCCGTCGAGGGAGACGGGGATGGTGGTCGTTTGGCCGGAGCGACGGAACGTGGGCAGAGTGCGGCGTTCGCCGGTCATCGGGTCCCACCACTGAGGCGAACCCTTGGCGATGCGGAAGGAAACGTTGCCGTGATAGGGTTTTGCGCTTCGGTTGGCGATGAAGTAGGCATCGACAGACCCGATTTTGCGGTGGCAGTAGCGGAGGGCGTCGCCGGACTCGATGTCGGGAACGACGCCGAGCTTTTGGCGAAGGATGCGCGAGGTGAAGTCGTAGCTCGGGTACATCGGGTTGAACGGGAACGAGTTGGATGAGAGATTCCAGGGGCTCATTTTCCAGTCGCCGAGGACTTTGGGTTTGTGGGGCGAAGGGAGGACGGTCCAGGTGTCGTCGGTGCGGACGGTTTGCGTTGTGCCATCGGTGAAGGTGATCACGAGGTTGGCAATGACGCCCGCGGGGTTGCTACCGGTGCCGACATTTTTGGCGTCGATTTGAATTTGGTTTTGGCCGTGCAGGATTTTGTCGGCGACATCGCTAACCTGGACACGGTTGAAGTCGGTCCCGCTGGCGACGTGCATCCCATTGACGCGGACAAGGATTTCGTTGTCGCCGGTAACGGAAAGGGTGGCGGACTGGATGTGCTTGCCGCGAGGGATGGCGAATGAGCGTCGGAAAACTTTGCTGGCGACGGGGGCTTCCTTGGCAGGGTCGCCTTCATCGGCCCATATCCAGTTCGCGCCTTCGAGGGTCGAACTGGATTGCTGGGGGACAGGGTCCTTGATGATGGCGTTTTTGCCGTTCCAGGCCGAAGCGGCGAACCAGCGAACCTGGTTGTCGCATTGCGGGAAGTCCGTGAGGCTAGGTGAGCGGTCGGGAGCGTTGCCGATGATGGTGACGCCCTGGTCCTTCAGCTCTTTGACTTTCTGCATGAGTGCGGGCGTCATAGTTTTGACTCGCGGGAGGACGAGCAGACGGTAAGACATGCCGTTGGGGAGGACGATGCGACCGTCCTTGGCGTGGGCTCGGTTGAGCAGGACGCTGGGGGCGCAGGCGTCGAAATTGTAACCTCGGCGGTCGCCCATTTCACCTAATAACGCGGACGGCGGAGCTTGGAAAACGTTCGGGGCGCCCTCGGGAAGGAGGTAAAGGACGTCGGCGACGGGGAGACCCTGGCGAAGCAGTTCCTGGCATCGGGCGATGTATCGGTGGTAGGGGGCGCTGAGGTCCCACCAGGTTTGGGTGCGCTCCCAATGGACACCGTAGGGACCCATGGTCATGCCGGGAAACTCGTCGAGTTTGGGCTGATGTTCGTACCGATGGAAGACGAATTTGTTGATGCCGGCGGCGAGGGCCCAGTCGCCCTGCTCCTTCATGGAGGCGGGATGTTGGAGCCAGGCGTCGCGGTCATCGGAGGTGAAACTTTCAGCAGCGACGACGGGCCTACCGTTGGTGTGGGCGACGGAGGACGCCTCGATGCAACTGTATTCGCAGGGGTAGCCGTAGCCTTTGGACCAAAACTCGCCGGAGGGGATATCGGCGGTTGTGCCGAGTTCGAGATCGGCGGTCGGGTTCATGTCGTAGGGCTCGACGGTGAGGTTTAGGCCGTATTGCCGAGCCTTCTTCTTGATCGTGCCCATGTGGTTTTGCTCGACTAACTCTTGGGCGGTTTGCCGGAGGTCCCACAGGAAACGCTCGCTCGCATCGATGTTGTCGACGACCTTGCCGGCCATGACCGGTAGGAATGGAACGGGATCGTAGCCGCGATGCTGTTTGAAGAGCTCCCGGAAGTGGGGCGACCAGTTTTGGGATCCCATCTCCCAACTATCGAAATGCAGGCCGACGAGGCCGAGGCCCGGTTCGTGATTTGGTCCAGCAGCGGCGACAATGGAATCGACGTAGGTTTTGAGATGATCGTCGATGCCAGCCGTTTCGAACTTATCGGTTTCGAAGCCGAGACCGGCTTCGGGGGCGGGGCGGGTGGTTTGCCCGGTGAGGGTTCGGCCAAAGCGGAGAATGGTCCATTTGCCCGCCGGAACCTGCCAGCGCAGAGTTCCATCGGACTCCATTTTGTCGGAGATGTCGAGCACCTTTTGGGAGTCAACGATGGCATCGAGCGGGACCTGCTGGTCGCTGGGGAAGATGTAGGGCTTGACTCCAGGTGAGGACGAGAAGGGAGCGCGGTAGACCAACGATTTCTCGTCGAGGCCGGAGATCGGGTTGTCTTCGTTGACGGCGGGGATGGCGAGTACGACCTCGTCTCGGTAGTAGTTTTGCCACTCCTCGCGGAGGTCGCCTTCGAGCGTATTGACTCCAAAGAATGGGTTTCGAGGCTTAGGTTTTGGGAGTACGCCTTCAAAGGTGGTTGGGCCTTGGACTTGAGTTTCGCTCGACACTAGGTGCTGCATGGCATGGTCGGGCGTGACCCAAGGTCCGCCGGTGCCGCACCAACCAGGGCCGGTGCCAAGCGAAATCTGCATGCCGAGGCGGTCGGCTTCGTCGATGGCGTAGCCGACCATCGACTTCCATTCGGGCGACATGTATTGGACGGGACCGCGGGGGATGCCGATGTTGACTTCGAGGAAGATGCCGCCGCCGATGCCGACTTTCTTCATGGCTTCGAGGTCGGCGGTCATGCCCTCGCGGGTCATGTTGCCTTCCATGAAGTACCAGTAGACCCAGGGGCGGGCAGAGTCGGGCGGAGTCTGGAAGTTTTGGTAGAGAGCGGATTCTGACTGACGATGGAGGAGCAGGGCGAGCCAAATCGTCGTCATCATTTTCAGAACACCCTACCCGACGGGGTGGGCAAAATGTGTGCCTACTTGGCTTCCCAGACGCGAAGTTCAACGATATGGACTGAATCGTTGGCGCTACCTTTCAGCATATTCGCCTTGACGAAGCGGATGGGCCGGGCCTCGAATTTATGTTCGTCGCCTTGGGCGGTCGCGGGTGTGGTGTTTTTGCTCCGGTCGACGAGGGTGGTCCAGTTCTGGCCATCCGGGCTGACGTCGATGGTGTATTGGTAATAGCGTTTGCCGTCCCAGTAGGGGAAGAGCTCGATGCGATCGACGGAATAGGTTTTGCCGAGATCGACGGCGAGCCATTGAGGCGCGGGACCGGCCCACCAACTCGAGGTGAGGTCGAGGTTGTCATCGACGGCGAGTTGGGGTTCCTGAGGATGTTGGGTGCCGGACGAACTGTAAACCCGCTTGTTGGTGGCCAGGTTGGGCTGTTTGGGTGGCACAAAGTAATAGGTGGTCGAGGATTCGAAGCTCTTGGATTGGCCGTCGAACACGGCGGCGCGGATGGTGGTGGTTTGCGAGACGGCGATGGCGGAAGCGTATTTGGGCGAATCGGCAGTCGGCGGGGTGCCATCGATGGTGTAGCGGATGTCGCCTTTCTTTTTGGTGGCGAGTTCGACGGTGATCGGTTTGGAAAAGGTGGGGATGTCGAAATCGTCGGGCCCGGGCTGATCTAGCCCAGTGGCAGTGAAGTCCACGGGCGAGATGAGCAGGCCGAGAAGTTCGTCGGTGTGCTTGAGGCGGGTGGCGAAGTCGTCATAGCCTTCGTTGAAGGCGGGATTCCAGATGCGTTCGGACATGGCCGGAACGACGCGCCGAAGGTTGGTGATTTCGAGATATTCGGGCTGTTCCCAGGCGCAGATTTGGGCGCCGAGGATGTTTTTGCGATCGGTGGCGGCGACCCAGCCGGTGGCGGCGTAGACGTTGGAGAATCGGCCGAACATTGCCGGGTTCCACTCATAGACTTTTTGGGGCGACCAGACGTGCTTGTTGACGACGTAAAGCGGAGTCCATGCTGCGTTGATGACGGTGTAGCCGTCAGCGAGGAGGTCGGTCGGCTGGTAGTAGGCGGACTCGAATTCCATGACGAGAACGTCCTTGGGGATCGGGAATTTGGAGTCAGGATTTCGGGTGAAGCCCTCCCAGGCGATGAGTTGTTTGCCGCGCTTTTTGACCATGTCGTCGACCTGGCCGATGAAGTGGCGGAACAGTTCACCTTGGGATTTTGGGGGAAGGTCGAGTTGTTTGAAGGCGGCCTGGAAGTCGGCGTTTTGGTCGGCGTAGGTCATGTCGGCTTCGTCGCCGCCCATGTGGAAGTAGGGCGAGCTTTTGAAGACGTCGCAGACTTCGCCGATGAGAGTGTCCACGGCTTCGACGGCCTTGGGGTTGGCAAAGTTGATGGTCGAGCCGTGTTCGTACGGCTTGGTGCCGGCGATTTTGAAAAGCTCGGGCATGGCGCGGACGAGGGCGGCGCTATGGCCAGGTAGATCGATTTCCGGCACGATGGTGACGGCGCGGTCGTCGGCGTACTGCACGAGGTCTTCTAGCTGTTGCCGGGTGTAGGCGGGTCCGCCGTTTTGGGTGTCCTGGTTGATCT
It encodes the following:
- a CDS encoding family 20 glycosylhydrolase; this translates as MISTIALFFAWQTSPRPKVVPMPPLASQGAAQMFLPTETTISCGKGLERIGPVLAAEAKEAFGVTWKVETEQSGTIRLKIDKTMAPEEYHLTIGAHAIIEGGSYQAVAMATATLLQVVRPFKTGLVLPLNVIEDKPASAYRGLMIDVARKYHSIETLKQCVELCRFYKTRYLQLHLSDDQAFTFPSQAFPKINQDTQNGGPAYTRQQLEDLVQYADDRAVTIVPEIDLPGHSAALVRAMPELFKIAGTKPYEHGSTINFANPKAVEAVDTLIGEVCDVFKSSPYFHMGGDEADMTYADQNADFQAAFKQLDLPPKSQGELFRHFIGQVDDMVKKRGKQLIAWEGFTRNPDSKFPIPKDVLVMEFESAYYQPTDLLADGYTVINAAWTPLYVVNKHVWSPQKVYEWNPAMFGRFSNVYAATGWVAATDRKNILGAQICAWEQPEYLEITNLRRVVPAMSERIWNPAFNEGYDDFATRLKHTDELLGLLISPVDFTATGLDQPGPDDFDIPTFSKPITVELATKKKGDIRYTIDGTPPTADSPKYASAIAVSQTTTIRAAVFDGQSKSFESSTTYYFVPPKQPNLATNKRVYSSSGTQHPQEPQLAVDDNLDLTSSWWAGPAPQWLAVDLGKTYSVDRIELFPYWDGKRYYQYTIDVSPDGQNWTTLVDRSKNTTPATAQGDEHKFEARPIRFVKANMLKGSANDSVHIVELRVWEAK
- a CDS encoding redoxin domain-containing protein, which produces MGKPPHRRLQTSCRSAHHPHDLEPLPTVIHSPTIRPPRPRQISSITLELNGREPHSETMIPSLALVLLGQQTMKPAPEFIGGQWLNTAAPITIASRSGKITLVHFWTFACINCKHNLPAVQRLSDTFQKRGVQVVSIHTPELPSERDFNNVQKAVKQYGIKYPVLFDPENKNWRAWNNEYWPTLYVVDKHGRVRGSWVGEMNFNGHNGEGEVSQLVTKLLAEK
- a CDS encoding tRNA-dihydrouridine synthase family protein, translating into MATTARAKSRNSSPSSSLKNRNLSTLKGGVIRPNQPALVLAPMDGVTDAPMRAYQGASGAFSFAVSEFLRVSIEVLPTKVFRRDVPELLTGGLTPTGMPVQVQILGGDPDRMARSAVIAVKAGAQSIDINFGCPAPTVNRHDGGASILRCPPRIREIVSAVRQAVPKPIPVSAKVRLGWDNIESIFETARMAEEGGAEWLTIHARTRVQGYQPPVYWPKVGEVRRQLSIPVVANGDIWTIDDFRRCQDETGCIHFMIGRGALANPLLPLQAARELGLTSKSVPDRIDWLTSLRGFVRQCDFYADCPPHVTVMRLKQWVKIAKLYGDFPYFDAVKQTQSLDEFFDALDRAMLSPSAP